In Clostridium thermosuccinogenes, the genomic stretch ATGTTCCATGAAAACAAGTCCCTTACGGATCTGTGTATCAGGTTAAAATCCCTGTGAAGGCACCTGGGTACGGGACCGCTCCTCTCCTTCTGGTGGATGGTATCCCATAGCTTTGTCAAGAAGTTTATGTCATTTTTAAAATCGCCGGCAGTCTTTCCCTCTGAGGCTGTCCTTACTATGAGCCCCATCCCCTTTGGTTTTACTTCCTCCGCCATCGCTTTTAACTTGCTTCTCTCAGCGTCACTCTCAATGCGCCTCGAAACTCCTATATAGTCAGCCTTTGGCATAAGTACGAGGTTTCTTCCCGGTAGAGTGATATTGGTTGTCACCCGAGGCCCTTTTGTCCCTATAGGTTCCTTTATCACCTGAACGGTTATCTCCTGCCCCGGCTTCAATATCTCGTCGATATTATGCTCCCTGGATACCTCGTATTCCTCATCATCTTCCTCGGAATATTCCCTTTGGGGTATCGCATCTCCGACATATAAGAATGCGTTTTTCTCATATCCTATGTCAACAAAAGCGGCCTGCATACCCGGAAGAACGCTCTTCACCTTACCTCTGTAGATGTTCCCCACAAGCCTTTGAGGATATGGCCTTTCAATGTATAATTCCACAAGCTCATTATCTTCCAGCAAAGCTACCCTTGTTTCCTCAATTCCAACGTCAACAATTATTTCGCTTAACACACTACTGCCTCCTAATTTTTACAAAGCATTACCATCGAGAGGTTCCAGCAGCTTACCCTCCTTCTCGACAAACAAACCTGTCCTGTGGATCTTGACAATTTTTAGTTCCTGTCCGATGTATCTTCCAAAAGTTTCCATCAGAAGCTCCGGTTTCAGGTTGGCCATGCTGCCGGCACTCAGCAGTGCATCAATACGCCGGATGCTCTCTCTTTCATAGCTTGGAGGCAGCACATCAGCTCTGTAAAGGCTTTCTACATATTCCTCCAGCCATACATCCGGATCCATGTATTTCATATCCGAACATGCGCTTTTAGAATCCTTGTTGGCGTTTCGGCATCCTTCCCTTTCATCTCCGGGCTTCTTCAATTCCAACCGGATGATCATAGGCTTTATGTCTATGGCCTTTTTACCTTTCTTACCTTCCTTTTCCACAACTATAGCATCTTCCTGCATGAATTCTGCCAGCTTTTGAGCCAAAGCTTCATCATCCATGTTTTTAGCCACTGCAAACAGGATGCTGTAAGAAGCAGCTTTGATGGACGCCATTATATTGGACTTTTTACTTATGATTTTGGCCTCCATCACCTTAAATCCCGGCGGAAGGCTGCTGTTCAGCTTCTTCATAAACTCATCGGGAGAAAATCCATCTTCCAGATCGAAATCAGCATATTCAGCCTGACTGGTAACTCCCACAGACAAGGGCAGGCCAAACACCATATGAGGATGGGGGTTGAAGCCTTCCGAATATACTATTGGGATACCCGCGCGTCTTATAGCCCTGTCAAACACTTTCATCAGGTCGAGATGGGATATGAACTTCACTTCCTCACCCCGCACAAACCTCACTCGTATGCTATTCAATGCAAATACCTCCTCCAAAGGCAGTGGCTCCACAACCCGAGCAGTTAGCTCTGCAGTTTGGCGTCACCTCTCCCCGGTGTGCCTTCTCGTTTTCCCGCATTAGAAACTTTTTGGACACTCCGATATCAATGTGGTCCCATGGCAAAACCTCATCCAGTTCTCTCTTCCTGTTGGCATAGAAATACGGGTCTATGCCGCATTCTTCCATGGCTTCCATCCAGCTTTGGAATTTGAAATGCTCTCCCCAGCTGTCAAATTTGCACCCTTTTCTCCAGGCTGTTTCCAGCAGCCTGCCCAGGCGTCTGTCTCCCCGTGCAAAAATCGCTTCCAGGAAACTCAGTTCCGGGTCGTGCCAGTTGTAGGTAATGTATTTGCTCTTGATGCAGCTTTTCAGATACCTTTGCTTTTCCCGCAATGTCTCTATTGTATCCTGGGGTTCCCACTGAAAAGGTGTAAAGGGCTTTGGAACAAAGGATGAAGTGCTTATGGTGACGTTCAAGCCTTTGCCGCGCTTTTCCTTCGGCACGCTCATATATGCGCTCACTACCTTGCTGCCCAAATCAGCTATACCTGCCACATCTTCAAGAGTTTCTGAGGGCAAACCCAGCATGAAATACAGCTTGACACCGCTCCATCCGCCATTAAAGGCCAGCGTTACGGAATTTAGAAGATCTTCCTTCGTTACCCCTTTGTTGATCACATCCCGAAGGCGCTGCGTCCCGGCTTCGGGAGCAAAGGTCAGCCCGCTCTTTCTTACCTTTTGAGCCTTTTCCATGAGATCCAAGGAGAAAGAATCTATCCTCAGGGAAGGCAGGGAGAGATTTATCCTCTTTTCCTCCATTTCCTTTATAAGGCCTTCGGTCAAAGGAGCAAAACCGGTGTAATCGCTGGTGCTCAGCGAAGCTAAGGAAATCTCGTCATACCCGGTGCTGTTCTCCAGCCTTCTTGCCTGTTCCAGAAGGGTTTGGGGCGATTTTTCCCTCACCGGACGGTATACAAATCCTGCCTGGCAGAATCTGCAGCCCCTTATGCAGCCCCGGAAGAGCTCCAGCATTATCCTGTTATGAACAATGTCGGTAAAGGGGACTATTATCTTATCAGGAAAATATACAGTGTCCACATCCTTGATGATCCTCTTTCTGATTTTTGCAGGATATTCCTTATTTTTCGGACTTATGCCTGCGATGGTTCCGTCCTCATTATAGTCCACAGAATAAAATTCAGGCACATAGACACCCTGTATATGCGCTATCCTGGAAAGAAACTCCTCCCGGGATGCCTTCTCTTCCCTCCAGATATTGTATTCATCCAATATTTCATTGATTATTTCCTCTCCCTCACCCAGCACGAAAAAGTCAAAAAAATCCGCCAGGGGCTCCGGGTTATATGCACAAGGTCCTCCGGCACACACAAAAGGATCGTCCTTCGTCCTATCCTTGCTGTGCAGCGGAATTCCCGCGAGGTCCAGCATGTTCAGAATATTGGTATAGCTCATTTCATACTGCAGGGTGAAGCCGATAAAGTCAAAATTCTTTATAGGATCATGGGTTTCTAAGGCAAAAAGAGGAATATTGTTTTCCCTCATCTTTGCCTCCATATCGGTCCAGGGTGCAAACACCCTTTCACAATAGGTATCCTCCCTCTCATTCAGCAGATGGTAAAGTATCTTCATGCCCAGATGGGACATGCCTATTTCGTATGTATCCGGAAAGCAGAAAGCATACCTGATTTTTACCTTATTCAAATCCTTATGAACGCTGTTTAGCTCATTTCCTATGTATCTCGTTGGCTTTTCCACACTTTGCAGTATCTCGTCATTTATCTTAAAACTCATCATATCCTCCATGTAGGGGTATTGGTTATTGCTCTATAGCTGTAACTACCATTCATGCACACTTTTTGAAAAACCTTCATGGGGACAGCAACGCCTTGTCCGGCAGTCTACCGCTGTCCCACAATGGTCATCTATTACAATATATTACCCAATTAGAACTTTTTTAGCAATAAAAATAACAGGCCATCATTAACTCTTGTGATATCCCGGGCCATACTCAGCAGCCAGCCGGATGGCTTCCTCCATGCTCACTGAGCTGGCTATGCCTCGGCCTGCAATATCAAAGGCAGTGCCATGATCCACCGATGTCCTTAAGAAAGGCATGCCTATGGTAAGGGAAATCGTCCTTTCAAAATCCAAGGTCTTGGTGGCTATGTGCCCCTGATCGTGATAAAGGGACAAAACAGCATCATACTTTCCTTTTAAGGCCAGGTAGAATACCGAATCCGCCGATACAGGCCCGGTAACATCAATGCCTTTTTCCCTGAGCTTGTTCACTGCCGGCTCAATTTCCCTGACCTCTTCATCGCCAAACATGCCGTGCTCTCCGCTGTGGGGATTCAGCCCGGCTATTGCTATCCTTCTTTCGTTAAGCCCAAGCCTCCTTAATGCTTCATCACAACGCAGGACATAATCTATGATCCTGTCAGCAGTCACCATATCACAGGCCTTTCTCAATGATACATGCCGGGACAGAAAAAAGACCCTTAAATTGTTTACCTGGAACATGGTAAGGGGGTCTTTTGTATTGGCAAGCTCCGCCAGCATTTCCGTATGCCCTATGAAATTCACTCCGGCAGCTTTTATTGCTTCTTTATTTATCGGAGTGGTAGCAATAGCAGTTATTTTTCCTGAGTTTGCCAGCTCAGCAGCCTTTACTATGTACTCAAAAGCCGCCTTTCCTGCCGCGGCCTGAACCTTGCCGAATTCCAAAGCTTCTGCATCTATGTTTCCCAGGGAAATAACATCCACCGATCCATAGCAATATTTGCCCTGTTCAGGGTCATCTATCCTGTATAGCTCAAGCTCTGACCCGATTATCCCGCCAATTCTTTGAAGCACGCCGATATCACCCACCACCAG encodes the following:
- a CDS encoding TIGR03936 family radical SAM-associated protein, which codes for MNSIRVRFVRGEEVKFISHLDLMKVFDRAIRRAGIPIVYSEGFNPHPHMVFGLPLSVGVTSQAEYADFDLEDGFSPDEFMKKLNSSLPPGFKVMEAKIISKKSNIMASIKAASYSILFAVAKNMDDEALAQKLAEFMQEDAIVVEKEGKKGKKAIDIKPMIIRLELKKPGDEREGCRNANKDSKSACSDMKYMDPDVWLEEYVESLYRADVLPPSYERESIRRIDALLSAGSMANLKPELLMETFGRYIGQELKIVKIHRTGLFVEKEGKLLEPLDGNAL
- a CDS encoding TIGR03960 family B12-binding radical SAM protein, coding for MSFKINDEILQSVEKPTRYIGNELNSVHKDLNKVKIRYAFCFPDTYEIGMSHLGMKILYHLLNEREDTYCERVFAPWTDMEAKMRENNIPLFALETHDPIKNFDFIGFTLQYEMSYTNILNMLDLAGIPLHSKDRTKDDPFVCAGGPCAYNPEPLADFFDFFVLGEGEEIINEILDEYNIWREEKASREEFLSRIAHIQGVYVPEFYSVDYNEDGTIAGISPKNKEYPAKIRKRIIKDVDTVYFPDKIIVPFTDIVHNRIMLELFRGCIRGCRFCQAGFVYRPVREKSPQTLLEQARRLENSTGYDEISLASLSTSDYTGFAPLTEGLIKEMEEKRINLSLPSLRIDSFSLDLMEKAQKVRKSGLTFAPEAGTQRLRDVINKGVTKEDLLNSVTLAFNGGWSGVKLYFMLGLPSETLEDVAGIADLGSKVVSAYMSVPKEKRGKGLNVTISTSSFVPKPFTPFQWEPQDTIETLREKQRYLKSCIKSKYITYNWHDPELSFLEAIFARGDRRLGRLLETAWRKGCKFDSWGEHFKFQSWMEAMEECGIDPYFYANRKRELDEVLPWDHIDIGVSKKFLMRENEKAHRGEVTPNCRANCSGCGATAFGGGICIE
- the pdxA gene encoding 4-hydroxythreonine-4-phosphate dehydrogenase PdxA, with the translated sequence MLVNKPIIGIPIGDPAGIGPEIVLKALNNKWIYDICKPLVVGDIGVLQRIGGIIGSELELYRIDDPEQGKYCYGSVDVISLGNIDAEALEFGKVQAAAGKAAFEYIVKAAELANSGKITAIATTPINKEAIKAAGVNFIGHTEMLAELANTKDPLTMFQVNNLRVFFLSRHVSLRKACDMVTADRIIDYVLRCDEALRRLGLNERRIAIAGLNPHSGEHGMFGDEEVREIEPAVNKLREKGIDVTGPVSADSVFYLALKGKYDAVLSLYHDQGHIATKTLDFERTISLTIGMPFLRTSVDHGTAFDIAGRGIASSVSMEEAIRLAAEYGPGYHKS